GGCTACCAGGCCTTCCGCAATGCCGGCTACACGGTGGGCGGCAAGACCGGCACCGCGCAGGTGGTCGGCCTGCGCGGCGGTAAATACAATGCGGCGGCCACGCCCGAGCGGCTGCGCGACAACGCGCTGTTTACCGCGTTCGCCCCGGCCGACAAGCCGCGCATCGCGATCGCCGTGGTGGTGGAAAATGCCGGCTTCGGCGCGGCCATCGCGGCGCCGATCGTGCGCAAGGCGCTCGACTTCTACCTGCTGGGCAAGCGGCCCGGTGACAAGACCAAGGTCCCGGTGCCGCAAGAAGACGCGAACGTGCTGCCGGTGGAAGCGCCGGCCGGCGTGAGCAGCGATTTCAAACCAGGCGGTGAAACCCCCGGCAACAAGGAGTAAGCGTGGCGCACTTTCAAGAACGGCGCTCGCTCTGGCGGCGCACCAAGCACTATTTCAATGTATTCGACCCGGCGCTGGCGCTTATCCTGTTCCTGCTGCTGGCCACGGGACTCGTCACGCTCAGCTCCGCCGGCATGGACTTCCCCGGCCGCGTCGAAGGACAGATCCGCAACATCGTGCTGGCCTTCGTCATCATGTGGATCGCGGCGAACGTGCCGCCGCAGACCTTGATGCGCTTCGCGGTGCCGATCTACACGCTCGGCGTCAGCCTGCTGGTGGCGGTGTTCCTGTTCGGGGTGGTGAAGAAGGGCGCGCGGCGCTGGCTGCACATCGGCTTCGACATCCAGCCGTCCGAAATCATGAAGATCGCGATGCCGCTGATGCTGGCCTGGTACTTCCAGCAGCGTTCCGGCATGCTGCGCTGGCATTCGTTCCTGCTGGCGGCGGTGCTGCTGTTCGTCCCGGTAGGCCTGATCGCCAAGCAGCCCGACCTCGGTACCGCGCTGCTAGTGGCCGCGTCGGGCTTCTACGTGATCTTCCTGGCGGGCCTGTCGTGGAAGGCGCTGGTCGGCCTGGTGGCGGCGGTGGGCGCCAGCCTGCCGGTGGCCTGGTCGATGATGCACGACTACCAGCGCGAGCGCGTGATGACGCTGATCGATCCGACTTCCGACCCGCTGGGCAAGGGCTTCCACATCATCCAGTCCACCATCGCGATCGGCTCGGGCGGCGTGATGGGCAAGGGCTACCACAAGGGCACGCAGGCCTATCTCGAATTCATCCCGGAACGCACCACGGACTTCATCTTCTCTGTGTATTCGGAGGAGTACGGCCTGGTGGGCAACCTGTTCCTGCTGTTCCTGTACCTTCTTCTGATCGGCCGCGGCCTGATGATCGCGGCGAACGCGCCGACCCTGTTCACGCGCCTGCTGGCCGGCGCGATCACGATGATCTTCTTCACCTACGCCTTCGTCAACATGGGCATGGTCAGCGGCATCCTGCCGGTGGTCGGCGTGCCTCTGCCGTTCATGAGCTACGGCGGCACCGCGCTGTTCACGCTGGGCCTGGGCGCCGGCATCCTGATGAGCATTCAGAAAAACCGCAAGCTGGTGCAGACATGATGCGGCGCCTGATTTGCGTGGCGGCGGCGCTGGCGCTGGCCGCCTGCGGCACGACGCAGCACAAGCCGGCGGCGCCGGTTCCGGCCTCTCCGCGCGCGCCGGTGGCCGCCCATCCCAAGGCCGTGGACCTGCCGGCGTTGCCGGCCGCCGGCTCGGGCCGGGGCGGCTACTATCTCGACGACGGGCCGGGTGACAATCCGCCGCCGGGCCTGCGCGACGTGCCCGATGCGGTGGTCAAGGCCGAGGTGCTGTCGAAGTACGGCAACCGGCCCTACGTCGTGTTCGGGAAAACCTACACGCCGGTGACCGGCGACGCGCCGTTCACGCAGCGCGGCGTCGCCAGCTGGTACGGCAAGAAGTTCCACGGGCAGCGCACGTCGTCGGGCGAGCTTTACGACATGTACAAGATGACGGCTGCCCATCCGACCTTGCCGATTCCGTCGTATGCGCGGATCACGAGCCTGGCGACCGGCAAATCGGTGGTGGTGCGCGTCAACGACCGCGGGCCTTTCCATTCGAGCCGCGTGGTGGACGTTTCCTACACGGCGGCGCTGAAACTGGGCCTGCTGGGGAAGGGCAGCCACGAGGTTGAAATCGAACGCCTGTTTGCCGGCAGGCCGGAGCAGCCCACACCGGTGACGACGCTGGTGGTGGAAGAGCACACGTTGCAGGAGAACGAGGCGCGCGTGGAAGCGGCGCCGCTGGTGCGCCGGCAGACCGACGGTTTTTATCTGCAGCTTGGCGCCTTCGGCAGACAGGAGAGCGCGGCCGGCGTGCGCAGCCGCGTGCTCGCATCGGGCGCGGTGGAACAGGTGGAAGTGGTGCAGGCCGGCGCCGTGCACCGGCTGTACGGCGGCCCGTTCGCCAGCCGCGACGAAGCGTTGAAGGCGGCGCGCGCGCTGCCTTCAACGCTGGGAATCAAGCCGATCGTGGTGAGACGCAGCGCCGACTGAACCGGATTACTTGCAGGAGCCGGTTTCGGCCGAAGCAAAACTGCCCGCGATATCCACGATGCGCGCCTTCGCGGCGGCATCGATGCCGCGGAAGCGGAACTCCACCTTTTCGGCCGAACCGCCGCGCGAGGCGATGCGCGCGCTGTGCACGCCCTGCTTGACCAACGAGGCCAGCAAGGCCTGCGCCGCCGCTTCCGATTTGAACACCCCAAGCGAAATGCCCCACTTCATCGCCGAGCTGTCGGACATGATGAAGTAGTCGGTCACGCCCAGCGCCTTCAGCTCGCCGGCCTTCTTCTCGGCGCCTTCCTTGCTGCCTTGCGGCGGAATGTAGACGATGTGGCTGGTGGCGTCGGAGCCCGCGCTGGTTTCGCGCTTCATGCGATCGCCCAGTTGCAGCGACGCGAGCCGGGATTCGAAGCGCCGCGCCTCCGCGGCGGCGAGATTGCCGACCGCGAGGCAGGCGACCGTTTCCGCCGCTTTGGACGGCTCGGCCGGCGCCGGCGGCGCCGCGACCATTACCATCTTGCCGGCATTGAGCTGGTTCTTCATGCGCGCCGGCTCGTGCTCATTGCCGCTGAAATGCCCAAGCATGCCCTGG
This window of the Massilia sp. R2A-15 genome carries:
- the rodA gene encoding rod shape-determining protein RodA codes for the protein MAHFQERRSLWRRTKHYFNVFDPALALILFLLLATGLVTLSSAGMDFPGRVEGQIRNIVLAFVIMWIAANVPPQTLMRFAVPIYTLGVSLLVAVFLFGVVKKGARRWLHIGFDIQPSEIMKIAMPLMLAWYFQQRSGMLRWHSFLLAAVLLFVPVGLIAKQPDLGTALLVAASGFYVIFLAGLSWKALVGLVAAVGASLPVAWSMMHDYQRERVMTLIDPTSDPLGKGFHIIQSTIAIGSGGVMGKGYHKGTQAYLEFIPERTTDFIFSVYSEEYGLVGNLFLLFLYLLLIGRGLMIAANAPTLFTRLLAGAITMIFFTYAFVNMGMVSGILPVVGVPLPFMSYGGTALFTLGLGAGILMSIQKNRKLVQT
- a CDS encoding septal ring lytic transglycosylase RlpA family protein, which encodes MMRRLICVAAALALAACGTTQHKPAAPVPASPRAPVAAHPKAVDLPALPAAGSGRGGYYLDDGPGDNPPPGLRDVPDAVVKAEVLSKYGNRPYVVFGKTYTPVTGDAPFTQRGVASWYGKKFHGQRTSSGELYDMYKMTAAHPTLPIPSYARITSLATGKSVVVRVNDRGPFHSSRVVDVSYTAALKLGLLGKGSHEVEIERLFAGRPEQPTPVTTLVVEEHTLQENEARVEAAPLVRRQTDGFYLQLGAFGRQESAAGVRSRVLASGAVEQVEVVQAGAVHRLYGGPFASRDEALKAARALPSTLGIKPIVVRRSAD
- a CDS encoding SPOR domain-containing protein — translated: MLKFIFWSLLAANAVLLAYSQGMLGHFSGNEHEPARMKNQLNAGKMVMVAAPPAPAEPSKAAETVACLAVGNLAAAEARRFESRLASLQLGDRMKRETSAGSDATSHIVYIPPQGSKEGAEKKAGELKALGVTDYFIMSDSSAMKWGISLGVFKSEAAAQALLASLVKQGVHSARIASRGGSAEKVEFRFRGIDAAAKARIVDIAGSFASAETGSCK